One genomic window of Coffea eugenioides isolate CCC68of chromosome 1, Ceug_1.0, whole genome shotgun sequence includes the following:
- the LOC113775003 gene encoding uncharacterized protein LOC113775003 — protein MTNIGEWDKFRTVDMDKETMMIEALKGSGMKQKSRGDADKVAVLTAWHRVDCRTREAFRRSFLPELISGYEECIRDFVKETGDGGVLELNVQDPFRRLLLHGVCEFYNLVSVTVTQSKGTETLKMTRIRKKKAGDFELPNMVTLCNFLRMAKEGIW, from the exons ATGACAAATATAGGAGAATGGGACAAATTTAGAACCGTGGATATGGATAAAGAG ACGATGATGATAGAAGCCCTCAAAGGTTCGGGAATGAAACAGAAAAGTCGTGGTGATGCAGACAAGGTTGCTGTACTTACTGCATGGCATAGAGTTGATTGTAGAACTAGAGAAGCTTTCCGTCGTAGCTTTCTTCCAGAATTGATAAGTGGATATGAG GAGTGCATCCGGGACTTTGTGAAGGAGACTGGAGATGGTGGTGTTCTTGAGTTAAATGTTCAAGATCCTTTCCGCCGGTTGTTGCTGCATGGTGTTTGTGAG TTCTACAACTTGGTGTCAGTAACAGTGACGCAATCAAAGGGAACAGAGACATTGAAAATGACCAGAATAAGGAAGAAGAAGGCCGGTGATTTTGAGCTTCCCAACATGGTCACTCTCTGTAACTTTCTCAGGATGGCGAAAGAAGGGATTTGGTGA
- the LOC113774994 gene encoding uncharacterized protein LOC113774994, translated as MARKPVKFCVVDAFTDKVFKGNPAAVCLLEDEKDEEWMQSVATEFNISETCYLTRIVDSDSQSTTPRFKLRWFTPVAEVKLCGHATLAASYFLFSYGLVNSDKIEFLTLSGILTAKKVPDSKTSNSIDHQNGDVQEEYFVELDFPVVPIAVHNSAKISEISKSLNGASVVEIHETTTEEDLLVVLPSGKAVVEAEPLFDEIKRCPGGGIIITGPAPPESGFDFYSRFFCPKYGINEDPVCGSAHCALAPYWSKKLGKCDFVAYQASPRSGVLHLHVDEKNQRVLLRGKAVVVTEGSILV; from the exons ATGGCCAGAAAACCTGTTAAGTTCTGCGTG GTGGATGCTTTCACGGACAAGGTGTTCAAGGGGAACCCGGCGGCAGTGTGTTTGTTAGAGGACGAGAAAGACGAAGAATGGATGCAATCTGTTGCTACCGAATTTAATATCTCGGAAACTTGTTACCTCACTCGGATTGTCGACTCTGACTCACAGTCCACAACTCCCAGATTTAAACTACGTTGGTTCACTCCAGTAGCTGAG GTTAAACTCTGTGGACATGCAACGTTAGCAGCTTCATATTTTCTCTTCAGTTATGGTCTGGTGAATTCTGATAAGATAGAATTCCTGACGCTATCAGGAATTTTAACAGCCAAGAAAGTGCCAGATTCCAAAACCTCAAATTCAATCGACCATCAAAATGGCGATGTCCAAGAGGAATACTTTGTTGAATTAGATTTTCCTGTAGTCCCAATTGCTGTACATAATTCTGCGAAGATCTCGGAAATCTCTAAGAGCTTGAATGGTGCTTCAGTGGTCGAGATCCATGAGACAACTACTGAAGAGGATCTCCTT GTTGTGCTCCCATCAGGAAAGGCAGTTGTAGAAGCAGAACCACTTTTTGATGAGATCAAAAGATGTCCAGGCGGAGGGATAATTATAACAGGACCTGCACCCCCTGAATCTGGATTTGACTTCTACAGTCGCTTCTTCTGCCCAAAATATGGGATCAATGAG GATCCTGTATGTGGGAGTGCACACTGTGCCTTGGCACCGTACTGGAGCAAAAAGCTTGGGAAATGCGATTTTGTTGCATATCAG GCATCACCAAGAAGTGGTGTGCTCCATTTGCATGTGGACGAGAAGAATCAAAGAGTGCTTCTGCGAGGGAAAGCAGTTGTTGTAACAGAGGGCTCTATTTTGGTCTGA
- the LOC113774984 gene encoding basic 7S globulin-like, whose translation MGGSGMHIINDLKLKAMQAPASKPLSFSILLSSSLLLIFISSSLHPAQADQPLLTPIQKDTSTNLYSVSAYLKTPLQHTNLHLDLGASLTWVDCTRRYKSSTYRHLLYNASLCLELDTGIYGNCFKRPGPSCFNDSCEFFPENSVTRQVAIGDILLDSLALPATDGRNPGKLGLDSDFVFSCGTTKLLRGLARGVTGLAALGRFNFSLPAQLSRAFSSPLIFAICLPSTPSANGAAFFNSAGPYYFLPGIDLSKSLIYTPLLLNPYGGTVITYPNRPSDEYFIGVTSIKVNGNAVPLNKTLLAINQENGIGGTKVTTSTPYTLLHTSIFKAFTAAFEQESAALNLSSITPVKPFSLCYEADKIASTGVGPAVPTIDLVLQSDDVFWRIFGANSMVSVKVNGVDGLCLGFVDGGPNPRTSIVIGGHQIEDNLLQFDLVSNRLGFSSSVLFRSTTCSKFNFTTNK comes from the coding sequence ATGGGTGGCAGTGGCATGCATATTATTAATGATTTGAAGTTGAAAGCCATGCAAGCTCCAGCTTCGAAGCCCCTCTCCTTTTCCATCCTCCTCTCCTCCTCATTGTTATTAATCTTCATCTCCTCATCTCTCCACCCCGCCCAAGCAGACCAACCCCTCCTCACACCCATCCAAAAGGACACCTCCACCAACTTATACTCTGTCTCAGCTTACCTCAAGACCCCTCTTCAACACACCAATTTGCACCTCGACTTGGGAGCCTCCCTCACCTGGGTTGACTGCACTCGTCGCTACAAGTCCTCCACTTACCGCCACCTCCTCTACAACGCCTCCCTCTGCCTTGAGCTCGACACAGGCATTTATGGCAACTGTTTCAAACGACCCGGTCCCTCGTGCTTCAACGACTCCTGCGAATTCTTCCCTGAGAATTCCGTGACTCGGCAGGTTGCCATAGGAGATATACTGCTCGACTCGCTTGCCTTGCCCGCCACTGACGGCCGAAACCCGGGCAAACTGGGCCTGGATTCGGATTTCGTGTTTTCTTGCGGTACAACCAAGTTGCTGAGGGGCTTGGCTAGAGGAGTCACCGGATTGGCGGCTTTAGGCAGGTTCAATTTCTCCCTGCCGGCTCAGCTCAGCCGAGCCTTCTCTTCTCCATTGATATTCGCGATTTGCTTGCCCAGTACGCCCTCCGCAAACGGCGCGGCTTTCTTCAACTCCGCTGGGCCATATTACTTCTTGCCCGGAATTGACCTTTCAAAATCGCTGATTTACACTCCCCTCCTCTTAAACCCCTACGGCGGCACCGTAATCACTTACCCTAACCGCCCATCGGATGAGTATTTCATTGGGGTGACTTCCATCAAGGTCAACGGCAATGCCGTGCCTTTAAATAAGACCCTCCTTGCCATCAATCAAGAGAATGGAATCGGCGGGACCAAGGTTACGACTTCCACGCCATACACCCTGCTGCACACCTCCATTTTCAAGGCCTTCACGGCCGCGTTTGAGCAGGAATCAGCCGCTCTCAACCTCTCCTCAATAACGCCGGTGAAGCCATTCAGTTTGTGCTACGAAGCGGACAAGATAGCCAGCACGGGCGTGGGACCGGCTGTTCCCACCATTGATCTCGTGCTGCAGAGTGATGATGTGTTTTGGAGGATCTTTGGCGCGAATTCGATGGTCAGCGTCAAAGTCAACGGTGTGGATGGCTTGTGCCTGGGTTTCGTGGATGGCGGGCCAAACCCCAGGACCTCAATCGTGATTGGAGGACATCAGATTGAAGACAATCTGCTCCAGTTTGACCTGGTTTCCAATAGGCTCGGTTTCAGCTCTTCCGTTCTGTTCCGGAGCACAACTTGCTCCAAGTTCAATTTCACCACCAACAAATGA